A DNA window from Aspergillus nidulans FGSC A4 chromosome V contains the following coding sequences:
- a CDS encoding uncharacterized protein (transcript_id=CADANIAT00003600), which yields MEGYDKLAALMAGDKGLSIFRSFKMLNTKNLLFLQAEIAIKEKEFKEIMLKDRQSGDKYREKYSSSVRLLKGMDEPSEQWRKWLEIRELLEKYNTAFTQHAQLLRLKPPHKRDLDTFRDWLDDNPICVFPVECLQWFGENDEERGDLVALSGRYENVDLLTNWVFQVVIPLYDRLIVHFRRLFGTKKHGDIETGPVYYDDEKIIRATRLTSIITSSVIPASSMLVLYLVNNMVARLIIIIVYNIGFSIIIGLLAKARRVEVFAASTAFAAVQVAFITNFPRD from the exons ATGGAGGGCTACGACAAACTCGCCGCCCTAATGGCTGGCGACAAGGGCCTGTCTATCTTCCGCTCTTTCAAAATGTTGAATACGAAGAACCTACTCTTCCTgcaggctgagattgccatcaaggagaaggaatttAAAGAGATCATGCTCAAGGATAGACAGTCGGGGGATAAGTACCGCGAGAaatattcttcttcggtgCGGTTACTGAAGGGCATGGATGAGCCTTCAGAGCAATGGCGGAAATGGCTAGAAATCAGGGAGCTGTTGGAGAAGTATA ATACGGCCTTCACGCAGCATGCACAACTGCTTCGGCTTAAACCGCCACATAAGCGGGATCTGGACACATTCAGAGATTGGTTGGATGATAATCCCATTTGTGTCTTTCCAGTAGAGTGTCTCCAATGGTTTGGGGAGAATGACGAGGAGAGGGGGGACCTTGTTGCGCTGTCAGGGAGATATGAGAATGTCGATTTGCTGACAAACTGGGTTTTCCAAGTCGTGATCCCATTATATGACAGGCTTATTGTGCATTTCCGCCGGCTCTTTGGGACCAAAAAG CATGGGGATATCGAGACTGGGCCGGTATATTATGATGATGAGAAAATCATCCGCGCTACAAGGCTAACAAGCATTATAACGTCGTCGGTGATACCAGCGAGTTCCATGCTGGTGTTATACCTCGTCAATAATATGGTTGCTCGgttgatcatcatcattgtGTACAATATCGGGTTTTCGATAATAATCGGTCTATTGGCGAAGGCGAGGCGAGTTGAGGTGTTTGCGGCTTCGACAGC TTTTGCCGCTGTGCAGGTTGCGTTCATTACCAATTTTCCCCGGGACTAA
- a CDS encoding carbon-nitrogen hydrolase family protein (transcript_id=CADANIAT00003601), with translation MTALLKKPLKLALVQLASGADKAANLAHARTKVLEAAKAGASLIVLPECFNSPYGTQYFPKYAETLLPSPPTKEQSPSYHALSALAAEAKAYLVGGSIPELETTSKKYYNTSLVFSPSGALIGTHRKTHLFDIDIPGKITFKESEVLSPGNQLTIVDLPDYGKIGLAICYDIRFPEPGMTAARKGAFALIYPGAFNTTTGPLHWQLLARARAVDNQVYVALCSPARDTTATYHAYGHSLVADPSAKILSEAEESETIVYADLDPETIESTRKGIPIYTQRRFDLYPDVSAGKN, from the exons ATGACCGCCTTACTGAAGAAGCCCCTCAAACTTGCCTTGGTGCAGCTTGCATCAG GCGCAGACAAAGCCGCTAATCTTGCCCACGCCCGTACGAAGGTCCTcgaggctgcaaaggccgGTGCCTCCTTGATTGTCCTTCCCGAGTGCTTTAACTCCCCATACGGCACTCAATATTTTCCAAAATATGCCGAAACTCTTCTTCCGTCTCCTCCAACAAAGGAACAGTCTCCGTCCTATCACGCCTTATCAGCTCTCGCCGCTGAGGCCAAGGCGTACCTCGTAGGAGGCAGCATCCCGGAGCTTGAAACCACATCCAAGAAATATTACAATACGTCGCTGGTATTCTCACCGTCCGGCGCGCTCATTGGAACCCACCGCAAGACCCACCTGTTTGACATCGATATTCCCGGGAAGATTACATTCAAGGAGAGCGAAGTTCTGTCGCCTGGAAATCAACTGACTATTGTGGACCTACCTGACTACGGCAAAATCGGTCTCGCCATCTGCTATGACATCCGTTTCCCAGAGCCCGGCATGACTGCTGCTCGCAAGGGTGCATTCGCACTGATCTATCCTGGTGCTTTCAACACGACTACTGGTCCTTTGCACTGGCAGTTACTCGCTCGCGCCCGCGCAGTTGACAACCAGGTGTATGTGGCATTGTGCAGCCCCGCACGGGACACAACTGCCACCTACCATGCCTACGGCCATAGTCTGGTGGCAGATCCCAGTGCGAAGATTCTGTCAGAGGCAGAAGAGTCGGAGACTATCGTCTACGCCGATCTCGACCCCGAGACGATTGAAAGTACGCGAAAGGGTATCCCCATCTACACCCAACGGCGGTTCGACTTGTACCCGGACGTAAGCGCCGGCAAGAACTAA
- a CDS encoding 60S ribosomal protein eL31 (transcript_id=CADANIAT00003602), with amino-acid sequence MSNVQTGKKQRSAIADVVTREYTINLHKRTHGVSFKKRAPRAIKEIRAFATRAMGTTDVRLDPQLNKKVWEAGIKGVPFRLRVRISRKRNDEEGAKEKLYSYVQAVNVKEPKGLQTTVVDEE; translated from the exons ATGTCCAACGTTCAGACCGGCAAGAAGCAGCGTTCGGCTATCGCCGACGTGGTGACCCGCGAGTACACCATTAACCTGCACAAGAGG ACGCACGGTGTTTCCTTCAAGAAGCGTGCTCCTCGCGCTATCAAGGAGATCCGCGCTTTCGCTACTCGCGCCATG GGCACCACCGACGTCCGCCTCGACCCCCAGCTCAACAAGAAGGTCTGGGAAGCCGGTATCAAGGGCGTTCCTTTCCGCCTCCGTGTCCGCATCTCTCGCAAGCGTAACGACGAGGAGGGTGCTAAGGAGAAGCTCTACTCCTACGTCCAGGCCGTCAACGTTAAGGAGCCCAAGGGTCTCCAGACCACCGTTGTCGATGAGGAGTAA
- a CDS encoding protein nup2 (transcript_id=CADANIAT00003603; nuclear pore complex protein similar to S. cerevisiae NUP2 (Eurofung)) produces MSSTPDDKPQRATAAQLAARKIKDVRRRPRAGTPSGSAGGSFGSPFNSIDPNTVSSPSLAQQPMTNGFSFGQSQSFPPASPTPKPPAQNGGSQFSFGSGGGSSAFNFSASFGGTASTPVSNPFASMNTGGASQQAPASSFSGFKGNLFNVPSTGSQSPAQQPLPSGGLFGAGSQQSSSAGGLFGSSANNGPSAQSGIATPSNGSIFGQSTGASSSNIFAPSEADKPNPFAQNTAFGGDSMQTSPDAKSSSQKPSLFSSGSGGFSVSTNFGSSGAGSLFGGQSSASSQTPSKPLFGAKPTEQTTSASPSLFGASSSAQPASSTPAASSFSSAPLTTGNTSSSLFSTSTPKPATTGQNLFQPTTSLFGASTSSTAQKPSEEKAQEGTKANQSTSTQPSFSFSSTTTGASLFSSNASGAPAQSTGPSQPVSTGSLFAPEPASTEQEKPKPAEGNPFSSLFVPKPANAESPKPEQKSLPSSSPFAPKPVSSEGAKTSEQPKTSTPASPFSAPTLGAASSPVSQSTAFSTSAPQTSSSISAFSPTTTPQNPFKTNGVKPAGINSPVSSTTSSSALSFDKLQPANMPSGLDKGTKEEVETVHRVRLLNACFQREVAKLDATTNSFDQLMQFYLRVRETIGAPVEWAGTKRKASDSDNTVEPSRKAATFGNGNLASSAASPDTTTSSKLFSGSQNAPSTSNKRKATGDDDSDASSPAKRVDGDSATANIFANSFSRSKTIESNKPAGTPSPKKLDAPVLKPSTPESIKPSLFSTTPKSSPPKLAFSASSAPKESSASSATSSQSMPAFKPAFTASASGTPSPSPFVVKASGDAGPSTSAPPLAIPKFGSGGPINFMSQFKAQAEKNAEKEKEKRKAEEFDSDEDDEAEWERKDAEKQRKKREELEAQQNRRAKFVPGQGFSFENSATEEEKSNTSAASSVLDSKPNSFSSSSNIFGHLSATPSESGENEHDAADDTEEDSVTGDDAVRESSSAPTEDLHASRADSKINSTASAPRSSDEDDSTKDLKKSKQADNSEQHGAEDGSSGGRSLFDRVEYNKDGKPKRQGDDAKPASSLFGSPQFASPFNSSSASTPNPFAASAQSQDKKPEEGSTPKPLSTNIFGSPTPAGSIFGNSTSATSGASTPSIFATGSSATKPGSDNTWKPNTPIKFSSDSAPGLTLSAKSETATAAPASESSNHHPTLFGAPSAGAQPGPSGNEGTAGFSFGGPSQPGSSFLTPSVLTSESQSRATTPGVTSDTGAEDSADGDAQKPEPQVDLARSGAGEEDEDIVIETRARALKMVDGSWASQGVGFLRILKNRTTSRSRVLVRADPSGNVVLNARLMKEIKYTVNGNNIQFLVPKAEGAPEMWALRLKAGEALKVGTAMDENKS; encoded by the exons ATGTCAAGTACACCGGATGACAAGCCCCAGCGGGCCACAGCTGCGCAACTAGCGGCTCGAAA AATCAAGGATGTTCGAAGGCGGCCGCGTGCTGGCACACCGTCCGGTTCGGCTGGTGGCTCGTTTGGTTCGCCATTCAATTCGATCGATCCGAACACAGTCTCTTCCCCATCTCTTGCTCAACAACCGATGACAAACGGTTTCAGTTTTGGGCAATCACAAAGTTTTCCTCCGGCTAGCCCAACTCCTAAACCGCCTGCTCAGAACGGAGGATCACAATTCTCTTTTGGCTCTGGTGGTGGTTCATCGGCCTTCAatttctctgcctctttcgGTGGAACAGCATCAACACCTGTCAGTAATCCTTTTGCATCTATGAATACTGGCGGTGCTAGTCAGCAAGCGCCCGCGAGCAGTTTTTCCGGCTTCAAAGGCAACCTGTTTAATGTGCCTTCGACTGGGAGTCAGTCTCCCGCCCAACAGCCTTTGCCGTCTGGAGGGCTATTTGGAGCTGGGTCTCAGCAGAGCAGCTCTGCAGGGGGACTGTTTGGTAGCAGTGCTAATAATGGACCCTCGGCTCAATCTGGCATTGCTACTCCATCAAACGGAAGCATCTTCGGCCAGTCCACTGgtgcttcttcatcgaacaTCTTCGCGCCATCGGAGGCGGACAAGCCAAATCCCTTTGCGCAAAATACGGCATTTGGTGGTGACTCGATGCAGACCTCTCCAGACGCTAAATCTTCCTCTCAGAAACCGTCACTATTCAGCAGCGGAAGCGGCGGCTTTAGTGTTTCCACGAACTTTGGCAGCTCTGGTGCAGGTAGTCTTTTTGGCGGTCAAAGTTCGGCGTCGTCTCAGACTCCATCAAAACCCTTGTTCGGAGCGAAGCCAACCGAGCAAACAACCTCTGCATCGCCTTCTCTGTTTGgcgcctcctcttccgcccaGCCTGCTTCCTCGACTCCTGCCGCGTCGTCTTTCAGTTCTGCACCGTTGACAACTGGCAAtacctcatcctcgctcttcaGTACATCGACTCCGAAACCTGCGACAACGGGACAAAATCTCTTCCAACCTACTACAAGTCTATTTGGTGCATCTACTTCTTCCACCGCGCAAAAACCCTCCGAGGAAAAGGCCCAGGAAGGGACAAAGGCAAACCAGTCTACTTCAACCCAGCCATCGTTCAGCTTTTCCTCTACCACAACTGGCGCGTCATTATTCTCCAGTAACGCAAGCGGGGCTCCAGCCCAGTCCACTGGTCCGTCGCAGCCTGTATCAACAGGGAGTTTGTTCGCTCCCGAACCTGCGTCTACTGAACAAGAAAAGCCGAAGCCTGCTGAAGGAAATCCTTTTAGTAGTTTATTCGtccccaagccagcaaatGCGGAAAGTCCTAAGCCTGAGCAGAAATCGTTGCCTTCCTCAAGCCCATTTGCTCCGAAGCCTGTGTCTAGCGAAGGCGCGAAGACGAGCGAGCAGCCGAAGACATCTACCCCTGCATCGCCCTTCTCTGCTCCAACTCTTGGTGCAGCATCTTCGCCTGTATCTCAGTCTACTGCTTTttcaacttcagcaccaCAGACAAGCTCTTCAAtttctgccttctccccCACTACAACCCCGCAGAATCCCTTCAAGACCAATGGAGTTAAGCCAGCTGGCATAAATTCGCCAGTGTCGTCTACTACTAGTAGTTCGGCTTTGAGCTTTGATAAGCTTCAACCTGCGAACATGCCATCCGGCCTGGATAAGGGtaccaaagaagaagtggaaACTGTTCATCGTGTTCGCTTGCTAAACGCCTGTTTCCAGCGCGAAGTTGCAAAGCTGGATGCTACCACCAACAGCTTCGATCAACTGATGCAGTTTTACCTGCGCGTTCGTGAGACAATTGGTGCTCCGGTTGAATGGGCGGGTACCAAGCGCAAAGCTTCTGATAGTGATAACACGGTTGAGCCTTCTAGGAAGGCTGCGACATTCGGCAACGGAAACTTGGCCTCCAGCGCTGCTTCACCGGACACCACGACGTCGTCGAAGCTTTTCAGTGGCAGTCAAAACGCACCTTCGACCAGTAACAAGAGAAAGGCGACTGGGGATGATGATAGCGATGCATCCTCGCCTGCGAAGCGTGTAGATGGTGACTCCGCAACTGCCAACATTTTCGCAAACTCTTTCTCAAGGTCCAAAACCATTGAGTCCAATAAACCAGCAGGCACTCCATCTCCCAAGAAACTTGATGCTCCTGTCCTCAAACCATCTACCCCAGAGTCCATCAAACCTAGCCTTTTCTCCACAACACCAAAATCATCGCCTCCTAAGCTGGCATTTTCCGCATCCTCGGCTCCCAAAGAGTCTTCAGCATCAAGTGCAACTTCCTCTCAATCTATGCCTGCTTTCAAACCCGCTTTTACTGCGTCAGCAAGCGGTACCCCTTCCCCAAGTCCTTTCGTCGTCAAAGCTTCAGGTGATGCAGGCCCTAGTACTTCTGCGCCTCCTCTAGCTATTCCCAAATTCGGCTCTGGTGGCCCTATCAACTTTATGTCTCAGTTCAAAGCTCAGGCTGAGAAGAACgctgaaaaggagaaggaaaaacGCAAGGCGGAAGAGTTTGACtccgacgaagatgatgaagcagAGTGGGAACGCAAAGACGCCGAAAAGCAGCGAAAGAAACGTGAGGAACTTGAAGCGCAACAGAACCGACGCGCTAAATTCGTTCCCGGTCAAGGATTCTCTTTTGAAAATTCAGCtacagaagaggaaaaatCGAACACGAGCGCTGCCTCGTCAGTCTTGGATTCTAAACCAAACTCCTTTTCAAGCTCTAGCAACATATTCGGTCATTTGTCTGCAACACCATCTGAAAGCGGGGAGAATGAGCACGATGCCGCTGACGACACGGAGGAAGACTCTGTTACCGGTGATGATGCCGTTAGAGAATCCTCTTCTGCGCCGACAGAAGACCTTCACGCAAGTCGAGCTGATTCCAAGATAAACAGTACGGCATCCGCCCCCAGAAGCAGTGATGAGGACGATTCTACAAAggatttgaagaagtcaAAACAGGCGGACAACTCCGAACAACACGGCGCTGAAGACGGAAGCTCAGGTGGCCGCAGCTTGTTTGATCGCGTGGAGTATAATAAGGACGGAAAGCCGAAGCGCCAGGGTGACGACGCTAAACCTGCTTCCTCGCTTTTCGGATCTCCTCAGTTCGCGTCACCTTTCAATAGTTCCTCTGCGTCTACTCCAAACCCATTCGCTGCGTCGGCGCAATCCCAAGATAAGAAACCGGAAGAAGGTTCCACACCCAAACCTTTATCCACCAACATTTTCGGTTCTCCGACTCCGGCTGGTAGTATCTTTGGTAATTCAACGTCAGCTACCTCAGGCGCAAGCACCCCTTCGATTTTCGCTACTGGTTCCAGCGCCACCAAGCCTGGCAGCGACAATACTTGGAAACCAAATACGCCCATCAAGTTTTCATCTGATTCTGCACCAGGTCTAACCTTATCAGCCAAATCCGAAACCGCAACGGCAGCACCAGCTTCTGAATCCTCTAACCATCATCCAACGCTCTTTGGGGCTCCGTCCGCAGGTGCTCAACCTGGCCCAAGCGGTAACGAGGGAACTGCTGGCTTCTCATTCGGTGGTCCTTCCCAACCAGGATCTTCTTTTTTGACACCATCTGTGCTCACTTCCGAGTCCCAGAGCCGTGCCACAACACCGGGTGTGACTTCCGATACTGGAGCCGAAGATTCCGCCGATGGAGACGCTCAAAAGCCAGAACCTCAGGTTGACCTTGCTAGAAGTGGtgccggcgaagaagacgaagacatcGTAATAGAAACACGAGCACGTGCTTTGAAGATGGTAGACGGATCCTGGGCTAGTCAAGGTGTGGGTTTCTTGCGCATCTTAAAAAATCGAACCACGTCCCGCAGTCGCGTCCTCGTTCGAGCCGACCCTAGCGGAAATGTGGTCCTGAACGCCAgattgatgaaggagattaAGTACACCGTGAACGGAAACAACATACAATTCCTTGTTCCCAAGGCCGAAGGCGCACCAGAGATGTGGGCTCTTCGTCTCAAAGCTGGCGAAGCCCTGAAAGTTGGGACTGCCATGGACGAGAACAAGTCGTAA
- a CDS encoding SCP2 sterol-binding domain-containing protein (transcript_id=CADANIAT00003604), which produces MTLKVDGFDSSAAFDVINATLQSDEAERKNAIKSAQTIVAFNLKNASGKEESWYLDLKEKGEVGKGAAPAGKKADVTLNLSDADFGSLVSGKANAQRLFMGGKLKIKGNIMKATKMEPVLKKAQGKAKL; this is translated from the exons ATGACTCTCAAAGTTG ACGGTTTCGACTCCTCCGCGGCTTTCGACGTGATCAACGCTACCCTCCAGAGCGACGAAGCCGAGCGCAAGAACGCCATCAAGAGTGCCCAGACTATCGTTGCTTTCAACCTGAAGAACGCCAGCGGcaaggaagagagctggTACCTCGACCTCAAGGAGAAAGGCGAGGTCGGCAAGGGTGCTGCTCCTGCCGGCAAGAAGGCTGATG TCACCCTTAACCTTTCGGACGCTGACTTCGGTTCTCTCGTTTCCGGCAAGGCCAATGCTCAGAGACTCTTCATGGGAGGGaagctcaagatcaagggcAACATCATGAAGGCTACGAAGATGGAGCCCGTTTTGAAGAAGGCCCAGGGCAAGGCTAAGCTATAG